Proteins found in one Allorhizobium pseudoryzae genomic segment:
- a CDS encoding transporter substrate-binding domain-containing protein — MIARRSLLAGLSALFCLPAALHAAGADLPDLKGRQITVVTENAYPPLQFVDPKSGKQIGWEYDAMEAIAKRLNATINYQNTSWDAMIQAVSDGQYDIGMTGITIKEERKEKVAFSNPYMRSQQFMLVRGDETRFSDAKSFAASKDALIGAQPGTTPFYTAVYEVLDGNEQNPRIKLFETFGATVQALKTGDVDMVLTDGTAGKGYVDASNGGLKLVGDPLGSEDFGFIFKKGSNLVAPVNAAIAVLKADGTFEALNKKWFLDYKMGQ; from the coding sequence ATGATCGCCCGCCGTTCGCTGCTTGCCGGCCTGTCCGCTCTGTTTTGCCTGCCCGCTGCCCTTCACGCGGCAGGTGCCGATCTGCCTGACCTGAAGGGACGCCAGATCACCGTCGTGACGGAAAACGCCTACCCGCCTCTGCAATTCGTCGATCCGAAAAGCGGCAAGCAAATCGGCTGGGAATATGATGCGATGGAGGCGATCGCCAAGCGGCTGAATGCCACGATCAACTACCAGAACACCTCCTGGGATGCGATGATCCAGGCGGTTTCCGACGGCCAGTACGACATTGGCATGACCGGCATCACCATCAAGGAAGAGCGCAAGGAGAAAGTCGCTTTCTCCAACCCCTACATGCGCTCGCAGCAGTTCATGCTGGTGCGCGGCGACGAGACGCGTTTTTCCGATGCCAAGAGCTTTGCAGCATCCAAGGATGCGCTGATCGGTGCGCAACCGGGCACGACACCCTTTTATACAGCCGTCTACGAGGTGCTGGATGGCAACGAGCAGAACCCGCGCATCAAACTGTTCGAAACCTTCGGCGCCACCGTGCAGGCGCTGAAGACGGGCGACGTCGATATGGTGCTGACCGATGGCACCGCCGGCAAGGGGTACGTGGACGCGTCCAACGGCGGGCTGAAGTTGGTGGGCGACCCGCTGGGCTCGGAAGATTTCGGTTTTATCTTCAAGAAGGGCTCGAATCTGGTCGCTCCGGTCAATGCGGCGATTGCAGTGCTGAAGGCGGACGGCACCTTCGAAGCGCTGAACAAAAAGTGGTTCCTCGATTACAAGATGGGGCAATGA